A DNA window from Bradyrhizobium sp. CCBAU 53421 contains the following coding sequences:
- a CDS encoding type I secretion system permease/ATPase, giving the protein MTSRPRALGDDPLTASLTYLAAHHGRAVSREALLGGLPITDGRLSVSLYDRAARRAGLETEAVKRGISDIPALVLPAVLIMKDGSALILLGVDAANKAIKFVDPATPNVPRVAEVASIAADYTGYAFLVRSAAQADARAIAAGDIPKNHWFWSVVKTHWRSYGHIATAAFLTNILALATPLFTMSVYDRVIPNGAIPSLIALSIGMGLGIVFDFIFRMVRSRMIDVTGKTIDVVLAANIFEHVMSVKMAQRPTSVGILANQLRDFDSVREFFTSGSVVSATDLLFAILFVGVLFVIAGPLAWIPLIMLPLVMLVGFLLQRPLDRAMKRLQAESAARHGVLVESLSGLETVRATGAEARMQTLWERSVAATARSGEDVHFWSSMSLTSASTAQQITSLLLVIVGIFLILDGKLSVGALVAANMLAGRVLAPIAGIASVITRGTQTLTSLKAIDRIMSIERERSPTRSYVARRIDDGKVAFENVSFAYPNAPGNALEKVSFKIEGGERVGIIGRVGSGKTTVGRLLLGFYEPKEGRILVDGVDSRQYDPSDLRAGIGFAMQDTDLFFGKLRDNIALGKPEATDEEVLLAARLSGVESFIAGHPMGYDMPISEGGRSLSGGQKQAIGLARVLIRKPRVLFLDEPTAHFDIRSEQEFLERLKGFRDERMTIIISTHRLSLLNMVDRLLLFDNGRLVADGPRDKVLALLQGKPASTAPAPENTIQPKTA; this is encoded by the coding sequence GTGACAAGCCGGCCGCGCGCACTCGGCGACGATCCCCTCACCGCGTCGTTGACTTATCTCGCTGCGCATCACGGCCGCGCCGTCAGTCGCGAAGCGCTGCTCGGCGGATTGCCGATCACCGACGGACGCCTGTCGGTGTCGCTCTATGACCGCGCAGCCAGGCGCGCCGGCCTGGAGACCGAGGCCGTCAAGCGCGGCATTTCGGACATTCCCGCGCTGGTCTTGCCGGCCGTCCTCATCATGAAGGACGGCTCCGCGCTCATCCTGCTCGGCGTGGACGCCGCGAACAAGGCCATCAAGTTCGTCGACCCGGCGACGCCGAACGTCCCGCGCGTTGCTGAAGTCGCCTCGATCGCGGCGGACTATACCGGCTACGCATTCCTGGTGCGAAGCGCCGCGCAGGCCGATGCGCGCGCCATCGCCGCCGGAGACATTCCCAAGAACCACTGGTTCTGGTCGGTGGTGAAGACGCACTGGCGCAGTTACGGACACATCGCGACCGCCGCCTTCCTGACCAACATCCTCGCGCTGGCGACGCCGTTGTTCACGATGAGCGTCTACGACCGCGTCATCCCCAACGGCGCAATCCCCTCCCTCATTGCCCTCTCGATCGGCATGGGGCTCGGCATCGTCTTCGATTTCATCTTCCGCATGGTCCGCAGCCGCATGATCGACGTGACCGGCAAGACCATCGACGTCGTGCTCGCGGCCAACATCTTCGAGCATGTGATGTCGGTGAAGATGGCGCAGCGGCCGACCTCGGTCGGCATCCTCGCCAATCAGCTCCGGGACTTCGATTCGGTGCGCGAATTCTTCACCTCCGGAAGCGTGGTTTCGGCGACGGACCTGCTGTTCGCCATCCTGTTTGTCGGCGTGCTGTTCGTGATCGCCGGACCGCTGGCCTGGATCCCGCTGATCATGCTGCCACTGGTCATGTTGGTCGGCTTCCTGCTGCAGCGTCCGCTCGATCGCGCCATGAAGCGGCTGCAGGCCGAATCCGCCGCCCGGCACGGCGTGCTCGTCGAGTCGCTGTCCGGTCTCGAAACCGTCCGCGCGACCGGCGCCGAGGCCCGCATGCAGACCTTGTGGGAACGTTCGGTTGCGGCGACCGCCCGCTCGGGTGAGGACGTTCACTTCTGGTCGTCGATGTCGCTGACGAGCGCGAGCACGGCCCAGCAGATCACCAGCCTGCTGCTCGTCATCGTCGGCATTTTCCTGATCCTCGACGGCAAGCTGAGCGTCGGCGCGCTGGTCGCCGCGAACATGCTCGCCGGCCGCGTTCTGGCGCCGATCGCCGGCATCGCCTCGGTGATCACCAGGGGAACGCAGACGCTGACGTCGCTCAAGGCCATCGACCGCATCATGTCGATCGAACGCGAGCGATCGCCGACCCGGTCCTATGTCGCAAGGCGGATCGACGACGGCAAGGTCGCCTTCGAGAACGTGTCGTTCGCCTACCCCAATGCGCCGGGCAACGCGCTCGAAAAGGTCAGCTTCAAGATCGAGGGTGGCGAAAGGGTCGGCATCATCGGCAGGGTGGGATCCGGCAAGACCACGGTCGGCCGGTTGCTGCTCGGGTTCTACGAGCCGAAGGAAGGCCGCATCCTGGTCGACGGCGTCGACTCGCGCCAATACGATCCTTCGGACCTGCGCGCCGGCATCGGCTTTGCGATGCAGGATACCGACCTGTTCTTCGGCAAGCTGCGCGACAACATCGCCCTCGGCAAACCGGAGGCGACCGACGAGGAAGTCCTGCTCGCCGCGCGGCTCTCCGGCGTCGAGAGCTTCATCGCCGGCCACCCGATGGGCTATGACATGCCGATCTCGGAAGGCGGCCGCAGCCTGTCCGGCGGCCAGAAGCAGGCGATCGGATTAGCCCGCGTCTTGATCCGCAAACCGCGCGTGCTCTTCCTCGATGAGCCGACCGCGCACTTCGACATTCGTAGCGAGCAGGAGTTCCTCGAGCGGCTCAAGGGATTCCGCGACGAGCGGATGACGATCATCATCTCGACCCATCGCCTGTCATTGCTGAACATGGTCGATCGCCTGCTGCTGTTCGACAACGGCCGCCTGGTTGCCGACGGCCCGCGCGACAAGGTGCTCGCCCTTTTGCAGGGCAAGCCCGCGTCCACGGCTCCGGCGCCCGAGAACACGATCCAGCCGAAAACTGCATAA
- a CDS encoding HlyD family type I secretion periplasmic adaptor subunit → MASSDFAFANDIRSAALLRTPRTSRMLLWTSCALLATFLIWAHFAVLDEVKRGNGRVVPSRQMQVVQSLEGGIVGDILIREGDIVQQGQSLMRIDDTKFAAEFGEIRERRAAAAARVARLEAEARGRSEISFPDDLDKMVPAAVATESSVFKMRAQKVAQDIDVLNQQVTRLSGSLKLLEREQTLTRKLYEQKVVPEIEMLRLDRQATDMKGQLAEAQSKIANITTSFRSQADEDLAKSRGDLAVLDENIKSAQDRVRRTDLKAPVHGIVNKLNVSTIGAVVAPGANLMDIVPLDDTLLVEGRIRPQDIAFIRPDQDAVVKVSAYDSSVYGSLKGKVERISADTIVDDKAEKTERQETFYRVMVRTEKNHLGTEQHPLPIIPGMVTTVEVLTGQKSVLDYIIKPARLLREEALRER, encoded by the coding sequence ATGGCGTCTTCCGATTTTGCGTTTGCAAATGATATCCGTTCCGCGGCGCTGCTGCGCACGCCCCGCACCTCCCGCATGCTGCTGTGGACGTCGTGCGCCCTGCTCGCGACGTTCCTGATCTGGGCGCATTTTGCCGTGCTGGACGAGGTCAAGCGCGGCAACGGCCGTGTCGTGCCGTCGCGGCAGATGCAGGTGGTGCAATCGCTTGAAGGCGGCATCGTCGGCGACATCCTGATCCGGGAAGGCGACATCGTTCAGCAGGGCCAGTCGCTGATGCGCATCGACGATACGAAATTCGCCGCCGAGTTCGGCGAGATCCGCGAGCGCCGCGCGGCGGCGGCGGCGCGGGTGGCCCGCCTCGAGGCCGAGGCGCGCGGACGGAGCGAAATCAGCTTTCCGGACGATCTCGACAAGATGGTTCCGGCGGCCGTCGCGACCGAGTCCAGCGTGTTCAAGATGCGGGCCCAGAAGGTCGCGCAGGACATCGACGTCCTCAATCAGCAGGTCACTCGCCTCTCCGGCTCCCTCAAGCTCCTGGAACGCGAGCAGACCCTGACCCGCAAGCTCTATGAGCAGAAGGTCGTGCCCGAGATCGAGATGCTGCGGCTTGACCGGCAGGCCACCGACATGAAGGGCCAGCTGGCCGAGGCGCAGTCCAAGATCGCGAACATCACCACGTCCTTCCGCTCGCAGGCCGACGAGGATCTGGCCAAATCTCGCGGCGACCTCGCCGTCCTCGACGAGAACATCAAGTCGGCCCAGGACCGGGTCCGCCGCACCGATCTGAAGGCACCGGTCCACGGCATCGTCAACAAACTGAATGTCAGCACCATCGGCGCCGTCGTGGCGCCGGGCGCCAACCTGATGGATATCGTGCCTCTCGACGACACGCTGCTGGTCGAGGGCCGGATTCGTCCCCAGGACATCGCCTTCATCCGTCCCGACCAGGACGCGGTGGTGAAGGTCAGTGCCTATGATTCTTCGGTCTACGGATCGCTGAAGGGCAAGGTCGAACGCATCAGCGCCGACACCATCGTCGACGACAAGGCCGAGAAGACCGAACGTCAAGAGACCTTCTACCGGGTCATGGTGCGCACCGAAAAGAACCATCTCGGCACCGAGCAGCACCCGCTGCCGATCATTCCGGGCATGGTGACCACGGTCGAGGTCCTGACCGGACAGAAGTCCGTGCTGGACTACATCATCAAGCCCGCTCGCCTGCTGCGTGAAGAGGCGCTGCGCGAACGCTGA